A stretch of Triticum aestivum cultivar Chinese Spring chromosome 1D, IWGSC CS RefSeq v2.1, whole genome shotgun sequence DNA encodes these proteins:
- the LOC123180293 gene encoding homeobox protein knotted-1-like 10, producing the protein MEDLYSIHPGISRRGEGGAACSVASGIAGDASSPPPPPSPADLTELMKAQIAGHRRYPSLLSAYIECRKVGAPPEVASLLEEIGRPERRGGGAAAAGEIGLDPELDEFMEAYCRLLSRYKEELSRPLDEAASFLTTIRSQFTKLCGGGATATSPHSDEMVESSEDEPYSGDTGASDAGMQEQSSRLADRELREMLLNKYSGCLSHLRTEFLKKRKKGKLPKDARLALVDWWNTHYRWPYPTEEDKVRLAAMTGLDPRQINNWFVNQRKRHWKPSEDMRFALMEGVTGGGGGSSYDTTLCFGTDSMR; encoded by the exons ATGGAGGATCTGTACAGCATCCACCCGGGGATCTCGCGCCGAGGCGAGGGCGGCGCGGCCTGCAGCGTGGCGTCAGGGATCGCCGGTGATGCCagctctcctccccctcctccgtcaCCGGCGGATCTGACGGAGCTGATGAAGGCGCAGATCGCCGGGCACCGCCGCTACCCCTCCCTCCTCTCCGCCTACATCGAATGCCGCAAG GTCGGAGCGCCGCCGGAGGTAGCCTCGCTGCTGGAGGAGATTGGCCGGCCAGAGAGGCGCGGCGGAGGCGCCGCCGCCGCAGGGGAGATcggcctcgaccccgagctcgacGAGTTCATG GAGGCGTACTGCCGGCTTCTGTCGCGGTACAAGGAGGAGCTGTCCCGGCCGTTGGACGAAGCCGCTTCCTTCCTCACCACCATCCGCTCGCAGTTCACGAAGCTCTGCGGCggcggagccaccgccacctcgccGCACTCCG ATGAAATGGTGGAGTCATCGGAGGACGAGCCATACTCAGGGGACACCGGTGCATCCGACGCCGGCATGCAAGAGCAGAGCTCCCGGTTGGCCGACCGCGAGCTCAGGGAGATGCTGCTCAACAAGTACAGCGGCTGCCTCAGCCACCTCCGGACCGAGTtcctgaagaagaggaagaaagggaaGCTCCCCAAGGATGCGCGGCTTGCTCTCGTGGACTGGTGGAACACACACTACCGCTGGCCTTACCCCACG GAAGAGGATAAGGTGAGGCTCGCCGCCATGACTGGCCTCGACCCGAGGCAGATCAACAACTGGTTCGTCAACCAGAGGAAGCGGCACTGGAAGCCGTCCGAGGACATGCGGTTCGCGCTCATGGAGGGCGTtaccggaggaggaggggggtccTCTTACGACACGACACTCTGCTTCGGCACGGACAGCATGAGATAG